A portion of the Ptiloglossa arizonensis isolate GNS036 chromosome 11, iyPtiAriz1_principal, whole genome shotgun sequence genome contains these proteins:
- the Lon gene encoding lon protease homolog, mitochondrial isoform X2 gives MRFVTVVNSKMLPTFWHRMTNIRSFCRNCHLNYQELSTYVQPSQCRRINFTECFGTFTKSTRGYRHTAAIISIRSFATKKYSDKDPPSESDGDQMEDPASLPATVVVPEVWPHVPVIAINRNPVFPRFIKLIEISNPILMDLIRRKVKLNQPYVGIFLKKTEENEAELVQSLDDIYSIGTFAQIHEVQDLGNRLRIVVMAHRRIKIVNQILEEITPKPMHDDSVSSAKQNRRLVMRKNRLLETEKGRKIEETTTPESKAPENTEETVNPAEPAPQASSQPLLMVEVVNVTHEKFRQTEEIKALTQELIKTIRDIISMNTLYRESLQQMLHQGQRVVDNPVYLSDLGAALTGADAQELQQVLEEMDILKRLRLSLALLKKEYELSKLQQKIGREVEEKVKQQHRKYILHEQLKVIKKELGLEKDDKDAIGEKYRERIREKTVPKPVMDVLEEELNKLNFLESHSSEFNVTRNYLDWLTSMPWGITSSENLDLQQAIEILDKDHYGMEDIKKRILEFIAVSQLKGSTQGKILCFHGPPGVGKTSIAKSISRALNREYFRFSVGGMTDVAEIKGHRRTYVGAMPGKIIQCLKKTKTENPLVLIDEVDKIGKGHQGDPASALLEMLDPEQNANFLDHYLDVAVDLSKVLFICTANVIDTIPEPLRDRMEMIDMSGYVAEEKLAIAKQYLVPQAMNDSGLSYNQISMNDDALNVLIKSYCRESGVRNLQKHIEKVHRKVAYKIVKKETEKVDVNPENLQEFVGKPVFTHDRMYEITPPGVVMGLAWTAMGGSTLFIETSIRKPIGSKSSEGTFEITGHLGDVMKESIQIAMTVARKFLTQEDPTNTFLYDSHIHLHVPEGATPKDGPSAGITIAIALISLAKNDAIRQNVAMTGELSLTGRVLPVGGIKEKIIAAKRAGVNCVILPEENKKDYNDLPKYITDGLEVHFATTFADVYRICFAEKHEAESLQDQKRLHLDISASQIAPLLGKSDSFTV, from the exons ATGCGTTTCGTGACAGTGGTTAATTCCAAGATGTTGCCCACATTTTGGCATCGTATGACGAATATTCGATCCTTCTGTAGAAATTGCCATTTGAATTATCAAGAATTATCGACATACGTTCAACCGTCACAATGTAGAAGAATAAACTTCACTGAATGTTTTGGAACATTTACGAAGAGCACCCGTGGTTATCGACATACTGCGGCCATAATTTCGATCAGATCATTCGCAACTAAAAAATACAGTGATAAAGATCCACCAAG tgAAAGTGATGGAGATCAGATGGAAGATCCAGCTTCTTTACCAGCTACTGTTGTTGTACCTGAAGTATGGCCTCATGTTCCTGTTATAGCAATTAATAGAAACCCAGTGTTCCCCAGATTTATAAAGCTTATTGAAATTAGTAATCCAATTCTTATGGATTTAATTCGTAGAAAAGTCAAATTAAATCAACCATAtgttggaatttttttaaagaaaacagAAGA AAACGAAGCTGAACTTGTACAAAGTTTAGATGATATTTACTCTATTGGAACATTTGCACAGATACATGAAGTACAAGATTTAGGAAATCGATTAAGAATAGTTGTGATGGCACATAGAaggattaaaattgtaaatcaaATTTTGGAAGAAATTACTCCAAAACCTATGCATG ACGATTCAGTATCTAGTGCAAAACAAAATCGTAGATTGGTAATGCGTAAGAACCGATtattagaaacagagaaaggcagaaaaattgaagaaacaacTACCCCCGAAAGTAAAGCACCAGAAAACACTGAAGAAACAGTTAATCCAGCAGAACCTGCTCCTCAAGCTAGTTCTCAGCCATTATTAATGGTAGAAGTAGTAAATGTGACGCATGAAAAATTCAGACAAACTGAAGAAATTAAg GCTCTAACACAAGAGTTAATCAAAACAATTCGGGACATAATTAGTATGAATACATTGTATCGTGAGTCTTTGCAACAAATGTTACATCAAGGTCAAAGAGTTGTGGATAATCCAGTCTATTTGAGTGATTTGGGTGCAGCTTTGACTGGAGCAGATGCACAAGAACTACAGCAAGTGTTAGAAGAAATGGAT ATTTTAAAAAGATTAAGGCTATCACTTGcacttttaaaaaaagaatatgaATTAAGTAAACTTCAACAAAAAATTGGTagagaagtagaagaaaaagTCAAACAGCAACATAGAAAATACATTCTTCATGAACAATTGAAAGTTATTAAAAAGGAATTGGGACTAGAAAAGGACGACAAAGACGcgataggagaaaaatatagagAACGAATCAGGGAGAAAACAGTTCCAAAACCTGTAATGGATGTACtggaagaagaattaaataaattaaattttttggaGAGTCATAGTAGCGAATTCAa tgtTACAAGGAATTATTTAGATTGGCTTACGTCTATGCCTTGGGGCATAACCAGTTCTGAAAATTTAGATCTTCAACAAGCAATTGAGATTTTGGATAAAGATCATTATGGAATGGAAGATATAAAGAAACGAATTCTAG AGTTTATTGCTGTCAGTCAATTAAAAGGATCAACGCAAGGAAAAATATTATGTTTCCATGGACCCCCAGGTGTTGGAAAAACATCAATAGCCAAATCGATTTCTCGCGCACTTAATAGAGAGTATTTCAGATTTAGTGTAGGTGGAATGACAGATGTTGCAGAAATCAAAGGTCACAGACGAACGTATGTTGGAGCTATGCCTGGCAAGATTattcaatgtttaaaaaaaacaaagacTGAAAATCCACTAGTTCTTATAGACGAAGTCGATAAGATTGGAAA AGGTCACCAAGGTGATCCAGCGTCCGCTCTTCTCGAAATGCTGGATCCAGAACAAAACGCAAATTTCTTAGATCATTATTTGGACGTGGCCGTCGATTTATCGAAAGTTCTTTTTATTTGCACGGCGAATGTGATCGATACTATTCCAGAACCTCTTAGAGATCGTATGGAAATGATAGATATGTCAGGTTACGTTGCAGAAGAAAAACTTGCGATTGCGAAGCAGTACTTAGTACCGCAAGCCATGAACGATTCGGGTCTGTCTTACAATCAGATTAGTATGAACGACGACGCGCTTAACGTATTAATTAAATCTTACTGTCGAGAGTCTGGGGTGCGAAATCTTCAGAAACATATAGAGAAAGTTCATCGGAAGGTAGCATATAAAATTGTCAAGAAAGAGACAGAAAAAGTTGATGTGAATCCAGAAAATCTACAGGAATTTGTAGGAAAACCTGTGTTTACACACGACAGAATGTATGAGATCACACCTCCTGGAGTAGTTATGGGTCTTGCGTGGACAGCAATGGGAGGTTCCACGTTATTCATCGAAACGTCAATTAGAAAACCTATCGGTTCGAAAAGTTCAGAAGGAACCTTCGAAATTACTGGACATTTGGGTGACGTAATGAAAGAATCCATTCAAATAGCAATGACAGTGGCAAGGAAATTTTTAACTCAAGAAGATCCAACTAATACTTTTCTGTACGATTCTCACATACATTTGCATGTGCCTGAGGGTGCAACTCCAAAAGATGGTCCTAGCGCTGGTATTACTATTGCAATAGCATTAATATCGCTTGCTAAAAATGATGCAATTAGACAGAATGTCGCGATGACCGGGGAACTTAGTCTTACAGGCAGAGTTCTTCCTGTTGGTGGTATTAAAGAGAAAATAATTGCC GCAAAAAGAGCTGGTGTGAATTGTGTGATTCTAcccgaagaaaataagaaagattaTAACGATCTACCTAAATATATCACAGATGGTCTTGAAGTTCATTTCGCCACAACTTTTgcggacgtataccgtatatgttTTGCAGAAAAACATGAAGCTGAAAGTTTGCAGGACCAGAAACGCTTACATCTTGACATTTCAGCTTCACAGATTGCACCACTTCTGGGTAAAAGTGACTCCTTTACTGTCTAG
- the Lon gene encoding lon protease homolog, mitochondrial isoform X1 has protein sequence MRFVTVVNSKMLPTFWHRMTNIRSFCRNCHLNYQELSTYVQPSQCRRINFTECFGTFTKSTRGYRHTAAIISIRSFATKKYSDKDPPSESDGDQMEDPASLPATVVVPEVWPHVPVIAINRNPVFPRFIKLIEISNPILMDLIRRKVKLNQPYVGIFLKKTEENEAELVQSLDDIYSIGTFAQIHEVQDLGNRLRIVVMAHRRIKIVNQILEEITPKPMHEMKLTFPLLNTTIHVPVDDSVSSAKQNRRLVMRKNRLLETEKGRKIEETTTPESKAPENTEETVNPAEPAPQASSQPLLMVEVVNVTHEKFRQTEEIKALTQELIKTIRDIISMNTLYRESLQQMLHQGQRVVDNPVYLSDLGAALTGADAQELQQVLEEMDILKRLRLSLALLKKEYELSKLQQKIGREVEEKVKQQHRKYILHEQLKVIKKELGLEKDDKDAIGEKYRERIREKTVPKPVMDVLEEELNKLNFLESHSSEFNVTRNYLDWLTSMPWGITSSENLDLQQAIEILDKDHYGMEDIKKRILEFIAVSQLKGSTQGKILCFHGPPGVGKTSIAKSISRALNREYFRFSVGGMTDVAEIKGHRRTYVGAMPGKIIQCLKKTKTENPLVLIDEVDKIGKGHQGDPASALLEMLDPEQNANFLDHYLDVAVDLSKVLFICTANVIDTIPEPLRDRMEMIDMSGYVAEEKLAIAKQYLVPQAMNDSGLSYNQISMNDDALNVLIKSYCRESGVRNLQKHIEKVHRKVAYKIVKKETEKVDVNPENLQEFVGKPVFTHDRMYEITPPGVVMGLAWTAMGGSTLFIETSIRKPIGSKSSEGTFEITGHLGDVMKESIQIAMTVARKFLTQEDPTNTFLYDSHIHLHVPEGATPKDGPSAGITIAIALISLAKNDAIRQNVAMTGELSLTGRVLPVGGIKEKIIAAKRAGVNCVILPEENKKDYNDLPKYITDGLEVHFATTFADVYRICFAEKHEAESLQDQKRLHLDISASQIAPLLGKSDSFTV, from the exons ATGCGTTTCGTGACAGTGGTTAATTCCAAGATGTTGCCCACATTTTGGCATCGTATGACGAATATTCGATCCTTCTGTAGAAATTGCCATTTGAATTATCAAGAATTATCGACATACGTTCAACCGTCACAATGTAGAAGAATAAACTTCACTGAATGTTTTGGAACATTTACGAAGAGCACCCGTGGTTATCGACATACTGCGGCCATAATTTCGATCAGATCATTCGCAACTAAAAAATACAGTGATAAAGATCCACCAAG tgAAAGTGATGGAGATCAGATGGAAGATCCAGCTTCTTTACCAGCTACTGTTGTTGTACCTGAAGTATGGCCTCATGTTCCTGTTATAGCAATTAATAGAAACCCAGTGTTCCCCAGATTTATAAAGCTTATTGAAATTAGTAATCCAATTCTTATGGATTTAATTCGTAGAAAAGTCAAATTAAATCAACCATAtgttggaatttttttaaagaaaacagAAGA AAACGAAGCTGAACTTGTACAAAGTTTAGATGATATTTACTCTATTGGAACATTTGCACAGATACATGAAGTACAAGATTTAGGAAATCGATTAAGAATAGTTGTGATGGCACATAGAaggattaaaattgtaaatcaaATTTTGGAAGAAATTACTCCAAAACCTATGCATG AGATGAAACTGACGTTTCCACTATTAAATACAACAATTCACGTTCCTGTAGACGATTCAGTATCTAGTGCAAAACAAAATCGTAGATTGGTAATGCGTAAGAACCGATtattagaaacagagaaaggcagaaaaattgaagaaacaacTACCCCCGAAAGTAAAGCACCAGAAAACACTGAAGAAACAGTTAATCCAGCAGAACCTGCTCCTCAAGCTAGTTCTCAGCCATTATTAATGGTAGAAGTAGTAAATGTGACGCATGAAAAATTCAGACAAACTGAAGAAATTAAg GCTCTAACACAAGAGTTAATCAAAACAATTCGGGACATAATTAGTATGAATACATTGTATCGTGAGTCTTTGCAACAAATGTTACATCAAGGTCAAAGAGTTGTGGATAATCCAGTCTATTTGAGTGATTTGGGTGCAGCTTTGACTGGAGCAGATGCACAAGAACTACAGCAAGTGTTAGAAGAAATGGAT ATTTTAAAAAGATTAAGGCTATCACTTGcacttttaaaaaaagaatatgaATTAAGTAAACTTCAACAAAAAATTGGTagagaagtagaagaaaaagTCAAACAGCAACATAGAAAATACATTCTTCATGAACAATTGAAAGTTATTAAAAAGGAATTGGGACTAGAAAAGGACGACAAAGACGcgataggagaaaaatatagagAACGAATCAGGGAGAAAACAGTTCCAAAACCTGTAATGGATGTACtggaagaagaattaaataaattaaattttttggaGAGTCATAGTAGCGAATTCAa tgtTACAAGGAATTATTTAGATTGGCTTACGTCTATGCCTTGGGGCATAACCAGTTCTGAAAATTTAGATCTTCAACAAGCAATTGAGATTTTGGATAAAGATCATTATGGAATGGAAGATATAAAGAAACGAATTCTAG AGTTTATTGCTGTCAGTCAATTAAAAGGATCAACGCAAGGAAAAATATTATGTTTCCATGGACCCCCAGGTGTTGGAAAAACATCAATAGCCAAATCGATTTCTCGCGCACTTAATAGAGAGTATTTCAGATTTAGTGTAGGTGGAATGACAGATGTTGCAGAAATCAAAGGTCACAGACGAACGTATGTTGGAGCTATGCCTGGCAAGATTattcaatgtttaaaaaaaacaaagacTGAAAATCCACTAGTTCTTATAGACGAAGTCGATAAGATTGGAAA AGGTCACCAAGGTGATCCAGCGTCCGCTCTTCTCGAAATGCTGGATCCAGAACAAAACGCAAATTTCTTAGATCATTATTTGGACGTGGCCGTCGATTTATCGAAAGTTCTTTTTATTTGCACGGCGAATGTGATCGATACTATTCCAGAACCTCTTAGAGATCGTATGGAAATGATAGATATGTCAGGTTACGTTGCAGAAGAAAAACTTGCGATTGCGAAGCAGTACTTAGTACCGCAAGCCATGAACGATTCGGGTCTGTCTTACAATCAGATTAGTATGAACGACGACGCGCTTAACGTATTAATTAAATCTTACTGTCGAGAGTCTGGGGTGCGAAATCTTCAGAAACATATAGAGAAAGTTCATCGGAAGGTAGCATATAAAATTGTCAAGAAAGAGACAGAAAAAGTTGATGTGAATCCAGAAAATCTACAGGAATTTGTAGGAAAACCTGTGTTTACACACGACAGAATGTATGAGATCACACCTCCTGGAGTAGTTATGGGTCTTGCGTGGACAGCAATGGGAGGTTCCACGTTATTCATCGAAACGTCAATTAGAAAACCTATCGGTTCGAAAAGTTCAGAAGGAACCTTCGAAATTACTGGACATTTGGGTGACGTAATGAAAGAATCCATTCAAATAGCAATGACAGTGGCAAGGAAATTTTTAACTCAAGAAGATCCAACTAATACTTTTCTGTACGATTCTCACATACATTTGCATGTGCCTGAGGGTGCAACTCCAAAAGATGGTCCTAGCGCTGGTATTACTATTGCAATAGCATTAATATCGCTTGCTAAAAATGATGCAATTAGACAGAATGTCGCGATGACCGGGGAACTTAGTCTTACAGGCAGAGTTCTTCCTGTTGGTGGTATTAAAGAGAAAATAATTGCC GCAAAAAGAGCTGGTGTGAATTGTGTGATTCTAcccgaagaaaataagaaagattaTAACGATCTACCTAAATATATCACAGATGGTCTTGAAGTTCATTTCGCCACAACTTTTgcggacgtataccgtatatgttTTGCAGAAAAACATGAAGCTGAAAGTTTGCAGGACCAGAAACGCTTACATCTTGACATTTCAGCTTCACAGATTGCACCACTTCTGGGTAAAAGTGACTCCTTTACTGTCTAG
- the Gdl gene encoding gonadal protein gdl isoform X3: MCIYWNYQKTTRGTYGYTALVCGDFVFSDDETMDVATPTPQDLQRKLYFLVEQLQHMAGELPPKYQMRLPYELLSGLANSLLNDTIFEIVKGLMEIQHVTEKHLFQQRLQLLNQQKIEMQESLLPISTDEERITIKTTLYKKHKEELKQMDMKLVLQLDQKISID; the protein is encoded by the exons atgtgTATATATTGGAATTACCAAAAAACTACAAGAGGAACTTACGGATACACGGCATTAGTCTGCGGTG ATTTTGTGTTCTCTGATGATGAAACAATGGATGTTGCTACTCCAACTCCTCAGGATCTACAAAGGAAGCTGTATTTTTTAGTAGAGCAACTTCAGCACATGGCTGGTGAACTACCTCCAAAATATCAAATGCGTCTTCCTTATGAATTATTATCTGGCTTAGCTAATTCTCTATTGAATGAcacaatatttgaaattgtcAAAGGATTAATGGAAATTCAGCATGTTACAGAAAAGCATCTTTTTCAACAGCGTCTTCAATTATTAAATCAACAAAAAATTGAGATGCAAGAATCATTATTACCAATTTCAACAGATGAGGAGAGAATAACGATAAAAACAACATTATATAAGAAACATAAGGAGGAATTAAAGCAAATGGATATGAAACTAGTTTTGCAACTGGATCAAAAG ATTTCAATAGATTAG
- the Gdl gene encoding gonadal protein gdl isoform X1, producing MCIYWNYQKTTRGTYGYTALVCGDFVFSDDETMDVATPTPQDLQRKLYFLVEQLQHMAGELPPKYQMRLPYELLSGLANSLLNDTIFEIVKGLMEIQHVTEKHLFQQRLQLLNQQKIEMQESLLPISTDEERITIKTTLYKKHKEELKQMDMKLVLQLDQKVADQQSILEKAGVPGFYVTNNPIEIQVQMRLCDFIIRLSKMEVPS from the exons atgtgTATATATTGGAATTACCAAAAAACTACAAGAGGAACTTACGGATACACGGCATTAGTCTGCGGTG ATTTTGTGTTCTCTGATGATGAAACAATGGATGTTGCTACTCCAACTCCTCAGGATCTACAAAGGAAGCTGTATTTTTTAGTAGAGCAACTTCAGCACATGGCTGGTGAACTACCTCCAAAATATCAAATGCGTCTTCCTTATGAATTATTATCTGGCTTAGCTAATTCTCTATTGAATGAcacaatatttgaaattgtcAAAGGATTAATGGAAATTCAGCATGTTACAGAAAAGCATCTTTTTCAACAGCGTCTTCAATTATTAAATCAACAAAAAATTGAGATGCAAGAATCATTATTACCAATTTCAACAGATGAGGAGAGAATAACGATAAAAACAACATTATATAAGAAACATAAGGAGGAATTAAAGCAAATGGATATGAAACTAGTTTTGCAACTGGATCAAAAGGTAGCAGACCAACAAAGTATTTTAGAAAAGGCTGGTGTACCTGGATTTTATGTTACAAATAATCCAATAGAAATTCAAGTACAAATGAGATTGTGTGACTTTATAATTCGACTTAGTAAAATGGAAGTTCCAAGTTAA
- the Gdl gene encoding gonadal protein gdl isoform X2 — protein MDVATPTPQDLQRKLYFLVEQLQHMAGELPPKYQMRLPYELLSGLANSLLNDTIFEIVKGLMEIQHVTEKHLFQQRLQLLNQQKIEMQESLLPISTDEERITIKTTLYKKHKEELKQMDMKLVLQLDQKVADQQSILEKAGVPGFYVTNNPIEIQVQMRLCDFIIRLSKMEVPS, from the coding sequence ATGGATGTTGCTACTCCAACTCCTCAGGATCTACAAAGGAAGCTGTATTTTTTAGTAGAGCAACTTCAGCACATGGCTGGTGAACTACCTCCAAAATATCAAATGCGTCTTCCTTATGAATTATTATCTGGCTTAGCTAATTCTCTATTGAATGAcacaatatttgaaattgtcAAAGGATTAATGGAAATTCAGCATGTTACAGAAAAGCATCTTTTTCAACAGCGTCTTCAATTATTAAATCAACAAAAAATTGAGATGCAAGAATCATTATTACCAATTTCAACAGATGAGGAGAGAATAACGATAAAAACAACATTATATAAGAAACATAAGGAGGAATTAAAGCAAATGGATATGAAACTAGTTTTGCAACTGGATCAAAAGGTAGCAGACCAACAAAGTATTTTAGAAAAGGCTGGTGTACCTGGATTTTATGTTACAAATAATCCAATAGAAATTCAAGTACAAATGAGATTGTGTGACTTTATAATTCGACTTAGTAAAATGGAAGTTCCAAGTTAA
- the LOC143152825 gene encoding centromere protein I yields MNDEERNICLTFLNKLKSKGKSYSNFQESLEILETYVVSQGLEDEDINLLATVIKDTDLSATKQASLIRCLIPKYKVPEETFKLITTWCLSSVNKLPISVSCTIIQWIVGIWNHQLIDRKIINIYYSVFFFVMLKKEKLDKHLAYLIYVLTKPEDVTRRDVSRLLVLREKYTKPPGYILALLSLFKTYKPQLVPENTKTVNIESVWKPIPEVLQTMLQNAKKRIEYNEVENTHFKSFDWNKFERVRGNKMTPLVPSIKLYQFGSSIFKGEDIKSIFEITNLEDLGTLYFNLELPCTAISLLANKVGYHLLTFTDTYYQSRFSYNLYNTLIRAFILEDEKFSEEEINKLLDMIAEFSRYMQQGVPAVNRFLDEYLYFNTGEYRSKLLVLLQWTSASITDLQEKVLVHVQNMYYESSLTEKCEIIRTFKILITNLFVAEGFEECYQEAPSPFLGQISMNNLKDFTLILTKFFQDLIVSGLNIHSYNTLLLSEALLFYDQICTLESRSTILSFTVAPSAVIYGGFVTKSCAILSMTCNLLLRYRHMSLQYIREKPEPVKESIKILSVYVKDIFNALWHDELFTKRKKYFLKNLPDNVLNDLKHCSTNNHLNILHHCAILPYKCALSKTGLNICTKQDAMDVALEYFPIVNEFLTIFQT; encoded by the exons ATgaacgacgaagaaaggaatatatgtttaacatttttaaataaactaaAGT CAAAAGGAAAATCTTATTCCAACTTTCAAGAGTCACTCGAGATTTTAGAAACTTATGTAGTATCACAAGGGCTGGAAGATGAAGACATTAATCTGTTAGCAACAGTTATTAAAGACACTGACTTAA gCGCTACTAAACAGGCATCCCTGATAAGATGTCTAATTCCAAAATATAAGGTACCTGAAGAGACTTTTAAATTGATTACTACTTGGTGTCTGTCATCTGTAAATAAGCTGCCAATTTCTGTATCAtgtactattatacaatggatagttg GTATCTGGAATCATCAATtaatagatagaaaaattataaatatatactatagtgttttcttttttgtaatgCTCAAGAAGGAAAAACtg GATAAACACCTAGCATATCTCATTTATGTATTAACAAAACCAGAAGATGTAACCCGTAGAGATGTATCTAGACTATTAGttttaagggaaaaatatacaaaaccgCCAGGATATATCCTTGCTTTATTATC GTTATTCAAGACTTATAAACCTCAATTAGTTCCTGAAAATACTAAAACTGTAAATATAGAAAGTGTATGGAAACCAATACCAGAAGTATTACAAACAATGCTTCAAAATGCTAAAAAACGTATAGAATATAATGAAGTAGAAAACACACATTTTAAATCATTCGACTGGAATAAATTTGAG CGTGTAAGAGGAAATAAAATGACGCCACTAGTACCATCTATAAAACTCTATCAATTTGGTTCTAGTATTTTTAAGGGGGAGGATATAAAATCTATCTTTGAAATTACTAA cTTGGAAGATTTAGGaacattgtattttaatttggaATTGCCatgcactgccatatctcttttGGCTAATAAAGTTGGATACCACCTTCTGACATTTACTGATACTTATTATCAAAGTAGATTCTCTTATAATCTTTATAACACTTTAATAAGAG cATTCATTCTGGaagatgaaaaattttctgaagAAGAAATCAATAAATTACTCGACATGATTGCAGAATTTTCGCGTTATATGCAGCAGGGTGTACCTGCTGTTAATCGTTTCCTCGATGAGTACCTCTATTTCAATACAGGAGAATATCGATCAAAACTTTTAGTTTTATTACAGTGGACATCAGCATCTATTACTG ATTTACAAGAAAAAGTATTAGTACATGTACAAAATATGTATTATGAATCATCATTAACTGAGAAGTGTGAAATTATCAgaactttcaaaatattaatcacAAATTTG TTCGTTGCTGAAGGATTTGAAGAATGCTATCAAGAAGCACCTTCACCATTTTTGGGACAAATTTCAATGAATAATTTGAAGGATTTTACTCTTATTCTTACTAAATTCTTTCAAGACCTGATTGTGTCTGGTTTAAATATACATTCTTATAACACTTTATTACTATCAGAagcattattattttatgatCAG ATTTGTACATTGGAAAGTCGAAGTACCATACTATCCTTCACAGTAGCACCTTCTGCAGTAATTTATGGAGGTTTTGTTACAAAAAGTTGTGCAATTTTGTCAATGacgtgtaatttattattaag GTATCGTCACATGAGTTTACAGTATATAAGAGAGAAACCAGAACCAGTTAAAGAAAGCATTAAAATACTATCTGTTTATGTGAAAGATATTTTTAATGCATTATGGCATGATGAG cTGTTCACAAAAcgcaagaaatattttttaaaaaatcttcCAGACAATGTGTTAAATGATTTAAAACACTGTAGTACTAATAaccatttaaatattcttcatcACTGTGCCATTTTGCCTTATAAATGTGCATTAAGTAAAACAGGACTCAATATATGCACAAAACAG gATGCCATGGATGTAGCATTAGAGTATTTTCCAATTGTAAATGAATTTCTTACTATATTTCAAACTTAA